In Nocardioides sp. InS609-2, a single genomic region encodes these proteins:
- a CDS encoding NADPH-dependent FMN reductase, with protein sequence MSDTRVVVLVGSLRADSLNRRIAETLKTHAPVGVTVEIAEGLGEIPFYNEELDGDAVPPAAKTLRDLVAGADRVLAITPEYNGTMPAVLNNAIDWLSRPYGVGAITGKPFAAVGATPTPYGGKWSHDDARRSAGVAGASVREDIVLSQSAMEGDILADEQIVGTLLGALSALVAEPAAA encoded by the coding sequence ATGTCAGACACCCGCGTCGTAGTCCTCGTCGGCAGCCTCCGCGCCGACTCCCTGAACCGTCGCATCGCCGAGACGCTGAAGACTCACGCGCCCGTGGGTGTCACCGTCGAGATCGCCGAGGGCCTTGGTGAGATCCCGTTCTACAACGAAGAGCTCGACGGCGACGCCGTGCCTCCCGCCGCGAAGACGCTGCGCGACCTCGTCGCAGGTGCCGACCGCGTGCTGGCCATCACCCCGGAGTACAACGGCACCATGCCGGCCGTCCTCAACAACGCCATCGACTGGCTCTCGCGCCCCTACGGTGTCGGCGCCATCACCGGCAAGCCGTTCGCTGCCGTCGGCGCCACCCCCACGCCGTACGGCGGCAAGTGGTCGCACGACGACGCCCGTCGCTCCGCCGGCGTCGCCGGTGCCTCCGTCCGCGAGGACATCGTCCTCTCGCAGTCGGCCATGGAGGGCGACATCCTCGCCGACGAGCAGATCGTGGGCACCCTGCTGGGCGCGCTCTCGGCACTGGTCGCCGAGCCCGCCGCAGCCTGA
- a CDS encoding TetR/AcrR family transcriptional regulator has product MPIHLQLADEPAPERADAARNREALLAAAQRMVDHCGVEHVTMDAVAHEAGVGKGTVFRRFDSREGLMGALLNRSETAWQAGVLSGPPPLGPGAPPMERLLAFGHSRVELNITHAHLIRAAGAAGSRAYAAVSFTAMHVRHLLDQLGVRGDIAMLATALIAPLEMTILTQQTEIEHVPVERIQAGWDDLVRRVVGHA; this is encoded by the coding sequence GTGCCGATCCACCTACAGCTGGCCGACGAGCCCGCCCCGGAGCGGGCCGACGCGGCGCGCAATCGCGAGGCGCTGCTTGCTGCCGCCCAGCGAATGGTCGACCACTGCGGTGTCGAGCACGTCACGATGGACGCCGTGGCCCACGAGGCGGGCGTCGGCAAGGGCACGGTCTTCCGGCGCTTCGACAGCCGCGAGGGCCTGATGGGCGCGCTCCTCAACCGGTCCGAGACGGCCTGGCAGGCCGGCGTACTCTCCGGGCCGCCGCCGCTCGGACCCGGCGCTCCACCGATGGAGCGGCTGCTGGCGTTCGGGCACTCCCGTGTCGAGCTCAACATCACCCACGCCCATCTGATCCGGGCCGCCGGCGCTGCGGGATCGCGTGCGTACGCCGCGGTCTCGTTCACCGCAATGCACGTGCGCCACCTCCTCGACCAGCTGGGAGTGCGGGGGGACATCGCGATGCTCGCCACTGCGCTCATCGCGCCGCTGGAGATGACGATCCTGACCCAGCAGACCGAGATCGAGCACGTCCCGGTCGAGCGGATCCAGGCCGGTTGGGACGACCTCGTACGACGCGTGGTCGGGCATGCCTGA
- a CDS encoding crosslink repair DNA glycosylase YcaQ family protein, which yields MPDRSVSRDDVLRFRVHAQALDAKRARGDSPILDLGVQDTGPDGSAWALELRRCSLPAEELFLAWTLRGAPHAYRRSEAAAVAAATWPWSDADAGKRIFDAATPLRKADIGILDALDSVATEMRDIVQSPTVKGDVSSGLTKRLDAPYLRWCNPCQATHTYEQPFRIAGLHAGLELEPGTSPPVLHRIKGWRGPAKKVPDHLDPVRATLHLLGPAAPKLVAGYLDTTVSEVTARWPEDVVPVTVEGQRLQVLAADETALRKAPKASGVLLLGPFDLFLQGRDRELVVPDAAARKDLWRTLGRPGAILDGHELVGSWRPRTSGPRLEIAVEMWSGGEPTKGLDEQAERLAAFRGKTYAGLA from the coding sequence ATGCCTGACCGCTCGGTGAGCCGCGACGACGTCCTCAGATTCCGGGTGCACGCTCAGGCCCTGGACGCGAAGCGAGCTCGCGGGGACTCGCCGATCCTCGACCTCGGCGTACAGGACACCGGACCCGACGGCTCGGCCTGGGCGCTCGAGCTGCGCCGCTGCTCGCTGCCCGCCGAGGAGCTGTTCCTCGCCTGGACGCTGCGCGGCGCACCCCACGCCTATCGCCGTTCGGAAGCCGCAGCCGTGGCGGCGGCCACCTGGCCGTGGAGCGACGCCGACGCGGGCAAGCGCATCTTCGACGCGGCCACGCCGCTCCGGAAGGCCGACATCGGCATCCTCGACGCGCTCGACTCGGTGGCCACCGAGATGCGCGACATCGTGCAGTCGCCCACTGTGAAGGGCGACGTGTCGTCAGGCCTGACCAAGCGTCTCGACGCGCCGTACCTGCGCTGGTGCAACCCGTGCCAGGCGACGCACACCTACGAACAGCCGTTCCGGATCGCGGGACTGCACGCCGGCCTGGAGCTCGAGCCCGGCACCTCTCCCCCGGTGCTGCACCGCATCAAGGGCTGGCGCGGCCCGGCGAAGAAGGTGCCCGACCACCTCGACCCGGTGCGCGCCACTCTCCATCTGCTGGGCCCGGCCGCGCCGAAGCTCGTCGCCGGCTACCTCGACACCACCGTCAGCGAGGTCACCGCGCGCTGGCCCGAAGACGTCGTGCCCGTGACGGTGGAGGGCCAGAGGCTCCAGGTGCTGGCCGCCGACGAGACGGCCCTGCGCAAGGCGCCGAAGGCAAGCGGTGTGTTGCTGCTCGGTCCGTTCGACCTGTTCCTGCAAGGTCGCGACCGGGAGCTCGTCGTACCCGATGCAGCAGCCCGCAAGGACCTCTGGCGCACCCTCGGCCGGCCCGGCGCGATCCTCGACGGCCACGAGCTGGTCGGGTCGTGGCGGCCGCGCACGTCCGGCCCGAGGCTCGAGATCGCCGTCGAGATGTGGTCGGGCGGCGAGCCGACGAAGGGTCTCGACGAGCAGGCGGAACGGCTCGCTGCCTTTCGAGGCAAGACGTACGCCGGCCTGGCCTGA
- the cimA gene encoding citramalate synthase: protein MDLQGDFHVYDTTLRDGAQQEGLNLSVADKLAIARHLDGLGVGYIEGGWPGANPKDTEFFRRARTELDLGHARLAAFGATRRAGVKAADDPGIAALRDSGASVVTLVAKSHDRHVELALRTTLEENLAMVRDTVSHLRAEGQTVFLDAEHFFDGYRDNRDYALEVLRTAYDAGAEVIALCDTNGGMLPGWVGSVVHDVIETTGVRVGIHCHNDTGCAVANTLAAVDAGATHVQGTINGYGERTGNADLVSVVANLELKLDRRVLPDGLLRDATRIAHAVAEVTNFPPASRQPYVGTSAFTHKAGLHASAIKIDPNLYQHMDPVGVGNDMRLLVSDMAGRASIELKGRELGFDLSGDRELVQRVTDRVKQLEQKGFTFEAADASFELLLVEEVEGARPSYFDVESWRVITETRPGDEAVSEATVKLKAAGVRYVVTGEGNGPVNALDAALREAIGQAFPGVAKFELIDYKVRILDQGHGTDAITRVLIETSDGESTWVTVGVGHNVIEASWGALVDGLTFGLRRQDAKG from the coding sequence ATGGACCTCCAGGGTGACTTCCACGTCTACGACACGACGCTTCGCGACGGCGCACAGCAGGAGGGGCTCAACCTCTCCGTCGCCGACAAGCTCGCGATCGCGCGCCACCTCGACGGGCTGGGGGTCGGCTACATCGAGGGCGGCTGGCCGGGCGCGAACCCGAAGGACACCGAGTTCTTCCGGCGTGCGCGCACCGAGCTCGACCTCGGCCACGCCCGCCTCGCGGCCTTCGGCGCCACCCGCCGCGCGGGAGTGAAGGCCGCCGACGACCCCGGCATCGCAGCCCTGCGCGACAGTGGCGCGAGTGTCGTCACGCTCGTCGCGAAGTCGCACGACCGCCACGTCGAGCTCGCGCTGCGGACCACGCTGGAGGAGAACCTCGCGATGGTGCGCGACACCGTCAGCCACCTGCGCGCGGAGGGGCAGACGGTCTTCCTCGACGCCGAGCACTTCTTCGACGGCTACCGCGACAACCGCGACTACGCGCTCGAGGTGCTGCGGACGGCGTACGACGCGGGCGCCGAGGTCATCGCCCTGTGCGACACGAACGGCGGCATGCTGCCGGGCTGGGTGGGCAGTGTTGTCCACGATGTCATCGAGACCACGGGGGTGCGGGTCGGCATCCACTGTCACAACGACACCGGCTGCGCGGTGGCCAACACCCTCGCCGCGGTCGATGCCGGCGCGACCCACGTGCAGGGCACGATCAACGGGTACGGCGAGCGCACCGGCAACGCCGATCTCGTCAGCGTCGTCGCCAACCTCGAGCTCAAGCTCGACCGACGGGTGCTGCCCGACGGGCTGCTGCGGGACGCCACCCGCATCGCGCACGCCGTCGCCGAGGTGACGAACTTCCCGCCGGCCTCGCGCCAGCCGTACGTCGGCACCTCGGCGTTCACCCACAAGGCCGGGCTGCACGCGAGTGCCATCAAGATCGACCCGAACCTCTACCAGCACATGGACCCGGTCGGGGTCGGCAACGACATGAGGCTGCTGGTGTCCGACATGGCGGGCCGGGCGTCGATCGAGCTCAAGGGCAGGGAGCTGGGCTTCGACCTGTCCGGCGATCGCGAGCTCGTGCAGCGCGTGACCGACCGCGTCAAGCAGCTCGAGCAGAAGGGCTTCACGTTCGAGGCCGCCGACGCGTCGTTCGAGCTGCTGCTCGTCGAGGAGGTCGAGGGTGCCCGGCCGTCGTACTTCGACGTCGAGTCCTGGCGCGTGATCACCGAGACCCGGCCCGGCGACGAGGCGGTGTCGGAGGCGACGGTCAAGCTGAAGGCCGCGGGCGTGCGCTACGTCGTCACCGGCGAGGGCAACGGACCGGTCAACGCCCTCGACGCGGCGCTGCGCGAGGCGATCGGGCAGGCGTTCCCGGGCGTCGCGAAGTTCGAGCTGATCGACTACAAGGTACGCATCCTCGACCAGGGTCACGGAACCGACGCGATCACCCGGGTGCTCATCGAGACCTCGGACGGCGAGTCCACGTGGGTCACCGTCGGCGTCGGCCACAACGTGATCGAGGCGTCGTGGGGGGCGCTGGTCGACGGGCTGACCTTCGGGCTGCGACGTCAGGACGCCAAGGGCTGA